GATTTGCCGGACTTCGGCGAATGTGATGACCGTCAGCCTCAGCCCTACCCATCATTCTCGTGAGTCGCGGACTGTTGACCACAGGACTCTCGAGCAAGCAGGGCTAAGGGGATTGCCCTCTGTCGAGGTTCGTCCACCCCTGCATTTGGTGGCTCCAGAAGGGCAGCTTGAGGTGCATACCGCCTCCTTTCGGGGGAGCTTTTCTTGTGTGCTGAGCCAAGCGCTGCGGACTGCAGGCCTGGGTAGCCATGTTTTGATCGCCCAGTTTCTCAAGGGTGGAGTGGGTCAAGGCCCCAAGAGCAGCCTCACCCTGTGCGACAGGCTCAGATGGTTGCGGCCTTCCGTGACGGAATGCCTGTCAGATGCTGCTGTGAGCCGCGATGAGGAGGTCAAAGAGGCAGTCCAAGAGGTTTGGCAGATCTGTAAGACCCATCTCTTAGAAGGCACGTTGGACCAACTCGTTCTGGATGAGATTGGATTGGCGATCGAGCTTGGCTATTTGAGCCACGAGGATGTCTTATCGGTGTTGGAGCAAAGGCCTTCAGCGATGGATGTGATCGTGACGGGGCCCGCGATCCCTGCAGAGATGATGGAGATGGCGGATCAAGTGACGGAATTGCGTCGAGGTTTCTAATGCTGAAGAACGATCGCTGGATTACGGATCAGGCTGATGCAGGCATGCTCGAGCCTTTTCAAAATGGATTAGTGCGCCACTTGGATCCGGATCAACGGCAGAGTCCGGTTCTGAGCTTTGGCTGTTCGTCGTACGGCTACGACCTGAGGCTCTCGCCTAAGGAGTTTCTGATCTTTCGCCACGTCCCTGGCACGATCATGAATCCCAAGCGATTCAACCCTGACAATCTTGAATCAACGCCCATTCATCATGATGAGGATGGAGACTATTTCATCCTTCCGGCGCATTCGTATGGCCTCGGTGTTGCCCTCGAAAAGATGCGAGTGCCGCCCAATATCACGGTGATTTGTCTTGGTAAAAGCACCTACGCCCGTTTAGGCATCATTGTGAATACAACTCCAGCGGAGGCTGGCTGGGAGGGACATCTCACCTTGGAATTTAGTAACAGTTCTGGCGCTGACTGTCGCATTTATGCCAGTGAAGGGATCTGTCAGTTGTTGTTTTTTGAAGGTGATCCTTGTGAGACCACCTACAGCGATCGGCAAGGTAAATATCAGCATCAACCCGAGCGCGTCACACTGGCCAAGGTCTGAATCAGACTGAACTCAACGGGTAATCTGGATTGTTTAACTGTTAAGCAATCCACAAGTTATTGTTGTCTTGAATTTGATTTATGAAGGTTGCTCAGGGAGCAAGTCGCGCTTTGTGCAATCTTGTTTTTTCGTACCAACTCGCAAATTCTGGGGTCCACGTTTTGAGGTGTGGCCACATCAGGTCGCAGAGCTCGCGGATTTCCTGCTGGGCATCGAGCTTGGCGCGAAGATCCATGAAATGCAGGAAGGCTCTGAGCGTGAAGCTCACCACGAAATGTTGCCTGTAATCAAAGGGGAGGATGCCGCGGGCATGTTCCTCGGCGTAGCCGGCCTGAAGCAATTCCTGATAGCGATCGGCACTGATTTTGCAGTGGTTTAAATCTTTTTTTCGCTCAGCCTCGCTGTAAAGGTATTTCTTGCCCTTGCGGTCGCTGTACTCACCGACGGGGCGCAAATAAAACACCTCTTCGAGATCGAGTTCTCCAAGTGCTGCCCTGCAGATGCGATCGCCTGTGTAGCGCATGGATTGAACATCAAAACTGACGCCCACCCGGTGCGTCCGTGCCTGTTGCATCACGGAATGAGGAAACCAACCCACGTTCAACACAATCTGGGCATGCTCCATGGGTCCGTAATGGCCCCGCTCTCCTGCTAGAAGGCGTTTGACGCAAATTTCGCCGGCTCTGGTCTCATCGGGCCATTGCTCGCGATCGGCGGCCACGAAGCCTTCGCTGTAGTCCTGGTGCATACCCACGTACACGCACTGTTGCGGATTCGGGGTTGCGGCGATCAGGTCAACTCGAAAACGAGAGTCCATGGGTGTCGTCTGCGATGAACTGTTCATGGTTTGTCTAGCTGTGGCTGCGCGGGCCTGGGCTTGAAACCATCTCCGCAGGGGTCACGCTGCTGGTGGAACCAACTCCAGCAAGCTGGGGCAGTGGCTCATTGTTAATCAGTGCAACCGCCAATGATTCCAGCTGGTCTGCTGTTCTCGCCCCAAGCGAGCGGCCGCGCATCACACCGTCAGCTGAAAATAAATTGAGCTGTGGAATCCCCGTGACGTCATACCGGTCGATCAAATCCAACCAGCGTGGGTTGTCAATATTCACCAACACGACATCCAATTGATCGGCGTGCTTCTGTTCCGTTTGAAGCATGGCGGGTGCCATGGCTTGGCAGGCCTCACACCAATCGGCGTAAAACTCCAGCATGGTGGGCCGGGAATTGTTGAGGGCGACCTCAGGATCCAGAGATTGCCTGGCCAGCTGGTCGAGAGGGGCTTCCTGGTTGAGCCCGTTGCGAAGCAGAAATAATCCAGCAGCGAGGACCAGAGCCGTAATCAGCAGCAACCCCTTTTGCAAAGGGGTCAGGGTGGCGGGGGAGGAACTGCCGGTCATGCCGGGAACGTTTGAATGCTTTTACTTTGGCAGGCTGAAGGATGTGTTGTTGCTAGCGTTTAAAAGCCAATTCCGTTGTTGTGATCTGCTTTCTCGCTGATTTCATCAGTCGACCGTTGGCTGCTTGCTGATGTTTCTTCTTCGTTTCCTCCTACTGCCGCTGCGGGCTCCCCTGCTGCTTGTTCTGTTCGGTGTGGCAGTTTTTCTTGGCCATCACTGGTCCATTGAGAGCGAGCATTTGATCGCTCTGCAAAATGTGTCGCCCACCTTGTTCTGGACGGTGGAGGTGTTGCAATCGCTCGTGATTGTGCTCATCTGCACGATGCCGGATCTCCTCCTTCGCCAGCTGTCGTTGCTGATGGCGTCCAGCCGGGTGCTCAGCCTGATCTCCACCCTTCTGCTGGTGATCATGGTGGGCCTCTATCTGCTCAGTCTGAGCTTGCTGTCCGATGTGTTGATCTTGGCGTCTGCCACCTTGCTGGCCCGGCTGGACCTCACCCGGATCAAGGTGGTGCCTCCGCCTCAGGTCATGGCCTTTTGGTTGGCGGCGTTGGTGTTGGTGGGCATCTGGTTGGGTCAGGATCTGCCAAACCCCTTTGCCTCAGCTGTCGCAGCGGTCAGGTTCTGATCCGAGATAGGCCCAGAGATTTCCCAGTACTTTTTTTGTGTACAGGCGTGTTTCTGGATAGGGAATTCTCTCGATCCATAATTCCGGATCGTTCTTCAAAGCGGGTGTGACCCATTGACTGGCGGCTCCAGGCCCTGCGTTGTAGCTCGCAACGGCCAGCACAATGTCTCCTTGCCACTGCTCGAGCAACTGACCGATGTAGCGCGCTCCGAGGGTTGCATTGCGTGTTGGCTCTCGTAATTGATCCTGGCTGAGCGCACCGCCGGCGAGTTCTTCCGCTGTGGCTGGCATCAGCTGCAGCAACCCGACTGCCCCCACGGGTGAGCTAACGCCTGGGGAGAAACGGGATTCTTGCTTGGCGATCGCCATCAGCAGTTCATTTCGCACCTCCTCCTGTTGTGATGCGCTCTCAAACACCTGGGAGAGCAGACGCGGATGCTGGCTCCGGTGAAGGAGCTGACGCGTCTCACAGGATTGATTCACCAGCCTCAAACTGGCGCGCCAAAGACGACTCAGCCCTGTCCATGAGTCTCCGACGGCAACACGAAGACGACCTTCTACGAGCTTTTGTTCTGGATTGGTGGGCTGATCGGACGGGGGTTGTTGGTTTCGCCAGGTTTCCCATGCTTCCTGGGTTTGGCCGAGTCGCCAGAGACGATCCACAAATGAATCCCCACTTTGAAGTGGCT
The window above is part of the Synechococcus sp. WH 8020 genome. Proteins encoded here:
- a CDS encoding cob(I)yrinic acid a,c-diamide adenosyltransferase, which produces MTVSLSPTHHSRESRTVDHRTLEQAGLRGLPSVEVRPPLHLVAPEGQLEVHTASFRGSFSCVLSQALRTAGLGSHVLIAQFLKGGVGQGPKSSLTLCDRLRWLRPSVTECLSDAAVSRDEEVKEAVQEVWQICKTHLLEGTLDQLVLDEIGLAIELGYLSHEDVLSVLEQRPSAMDVIVTGPAIPAEMMEMADQVTELRRGF
- the dcd gene encoding dCTP deaminase; the encoded protein is MLKNDRWITDQADAGMLEPFQNGLVRHLDPDQRQSPVLSFGCSSYGYDLRLSPKEFLIFRHVPGTIMNPKRFNPDNLESTPIHHDEDGDYFILPAHSYGLGVALEKMRVPPNITVICLGKSTYARLGIIVNTTPAEAGWEGHLTLEFSNSSGADCRIYASEGICQLLFFEGDPCETTYSDRQGKYQHQPERVTLAKV
- the thyX gene encoding FAD-dependent thymidylate synthase translates to MDSRFRVDLIAATPNPQQCVYVGMHQDYSEGFVAADREQWPDETRAGEICVKRLLAGERGHYGPMEHAQIVLNVGWFPHSVMQQARTHRVGVSFDVQSMRYTGDRICRAALGELDLEEVFYLRPVGEYSDRKGKKYLYSEAERKKDLNHCKISADRYQELLQAGYAEEHARGILPFDYRQHFVVSFTLRAFLHFMDLRAKLDAQQEIRELCDLMWPHLKTWTPEFASWYEKTRLHKARLAP
- a CDS encoding thioredoxin domain-containing protein; its protein translation is MTGSSSPATLTPLQKGLLLITALVLAAGLFLLRNGLNQEAPLDQLARQSLDPEVALNNSRPTMLEFYADWCEACQAMAPAMLQTEQKHADQLDVVLVNIDNPRWLDLIDRYDVTGIPQLNLFSADGVMRGRSLGARTADQLESLAVALINNEPLPQLAGVGSTSSVTPAEMVSSPGPRSHS